In Ferroplasma sp., a single window of DNA contains:
- a CDS encoding MFS transporter produces MSQLEVLPEPIKAMNEARYSRFHVTLIFIISIGAFVDLYVIGELGASTFSIIPYFLYTTSAFSYTAAMLFAGSALGVIFIGPLVDKFGRRAMIIIPLLLMTIFSISSIISATPLELNVSRFMLGFATGTYYPSAMAMIGEFMPTKYRGRGISYIWVSFTIGGTVAYLFGYFAYILIGPVPYEWRIVLGSVLVPSVVGLALSFKLPESTRWAIEKKKYSIAAKSVKLATGRMFTDKDMETARNDLFQPKMEKNIRKNYLTYALIIIPITFAVFSFNLITGALATLNPTILSALGIQKASTYLFSALFLFVQVISTLVIARTIDTVGRLRWGVIGGGLETIFSFAVILIYHNPVALIGIFSGIFFFSYIAIPVMNNAGSELFPTEFRGTSSGVVMFGNRIASVVGLLITPILFLGHDVFRLFAVYGIIGLFGTVMVLLGLRGRKIDKRSLEEIQFEMMNKKNNE; encoded by the coding sequence ATGTCACAGCTTGAAGTACTTCCGGAACCCATAAAGGCAATGAATGAGGCAAGGTATTCCAGATTCCATGTTACGTTAATCTTTATTATTTCTATAGGAGCTTTCGTGGACCTTTATGTTATAGGAGAACTAGGAGCAAGCACATTCAGTATAATCCCATATTTTCTTTATACGACCTCGGCTTTCTCATATACTGCGGCAATGCTATTTGCCGGTTCCGCCCTAGGTGTTATATTCATCGGTCCTCTTGTAGATAAGTTCGGGAGACGTGCTATGATTATTATACCTCTATTACTAATGACAATTTTTAGCATATCCTCCATTATATCTGCAACGCCACTGGAGCTGAATGTATCCAGATTCATGTTAGGATTCGCCACCGGTACATATTATCCATCAGCCATGGCCATGATAGGCGAATTTATGCCTACAAAATACAGGGGACGTGGAATCTCATATATCTGGGTATCATTTACGATCGGAGGTACAGTAGCATATCTTTTCGGATACTTTGCATATATATTGATCGGGCCAGTACCATATGAGTGGAGGATAGTTCTGGGTTCTGTCCTGGTTCCATCAGTAGTCGGTCTAGCGCTCTCTTTCAAACTCCCAGAATCCACCAGATGGGCAATTGAAAAGAAAAAGTATTCCATAGCAGCAAAGAGCGTAAAACTTGCCACCGGTAGAATGTTCACAGACAAGGATATGGAGACCGCACGGAATGATCTTTTCCAGCCTAAAATGGAAAAAAACATAAGGAAAAATTATTTAACATACGCCTTGATAATTATACCTATTACATTTGCTGTTTTCAGTTTTAATCTAATAACCGGGGCACTCGCTACATTAAATCCTACAATTTTATCTGCACTGGGGATTCAGAAAGCAAGTACATATCTCTTCAGTGCATTATTTCTGTTCGTCCAGGTTATTTCGACATTGGTAATAGCGAGAACCATAGATACTGTGGGTAGACTCAGATGGGGAGTTATAGGCGGTGGATTGGAAACAATATTTTCTTTTGCTGTTATACTGATATACCACAATCCTGTTGCTCTTATTGGCATATTCTCTGGAATATTCTTCTTCTCATACATTGCAATACCGGTAATGAATAATGCCGGTTCGGAGCTGTTTCCCACTGAATTTCGAGGAACTTCTAGTGGAGTTGTTATGTTCGGTAACAGAATTGCCAGCGTTGTTGGCCTCCTCATAACTCCTATTTTATTCCTCGGGCATGATGTATTCAGGCTCTTTGCTGTATATGGTATTATAGGACTATTCGGCACAGTAATGGTACTATTAGGACTGAGAGGAAGGAAGATTGATAAACGTAGTCTTGAAGAGATTCAGTTTGAAATGATGAATAAAAAAAATAATGAGTAG
- the agl3 gene encoding UDP-sulfoquinovose synthase — MKVLILGIDGYIGFPLALRLLDRGYEVSGADNFYTRNRVRKVGSKSAIKINSFSTRNKKLNNAIQFYRGDVSNSKFVYDIIRDAKPDAIVHLAEQRSAPYSMISLKTAIETLDKNIESTMNIIYAVKDLNKDIHIVKLGSMGEYGTPNIDIPEGFLNVSYNGRSDNLPFPRMGQSWYHLSKIFDTYGLMLAERIWNMNVSDVMQGVVYGTRTPEISKYKLFTRFDIDQVYGTVLNRFISQAVIGYPLTVYGKGNQKRAFLSLEDSVECLNLIIDHPPEREYRVYNQFDEYYPLNYLAETVKNQYKSLYNRDISIDHVPNPRVELEDHYYNPVNENLRKIGYKRQRSLDDEVPVMIKDVRRNMNTVYSLKNVIKPATNWR; from the coding sequence ATGAAGGTACTTATTCTGGGAATAGATGGATACATAGGTTTTCCACTGGCGCTGCGCCTGCTGGATAGGGGATATGAAGTCTCCGGTGCGGACAACTTCTATACCAGAAACAGGGTACGGAAGGTAGGTTCAAAATCGGCTATTAAAATTAATTCATTTTCAACTAGAAATAAAAAACTGAATAATGCCATTCAATTCTACAGAGGAGATGTAAGCAATTCCAAATTTGTTTATGATATTATCAGGGATGCAAAACCGGATGCAATTGTCCATCTTGCAGAGCAGAGATCCGCCCCCTATTCCATGATCTCACTGAAAACTGCAATTGAAACCCTGGATAAGAATATTGAAAGTACCATGAACATTATATATGCCGTAAAGGACCTAAATAAGGATATACACATTGTTAAACTCGGCTCCATGGGTGAGTATGGCACTCCGAACATAGACATACCGGAAGGATTTCTCAATGTAAGCTACAATGGAAGATCCGACAACCTCCCGTTTCCCAGGATGGGGCAGTCATGGTACCATCTGTCAAAGATATTCGATACGTACGGCCTGATGCTTGCAGAAAGGATATGGAATATGAATGTCAGTGATGTAATGCAGGGCGTGGTATACGGAACCAGAACTCCTGAAATTTCAAAGTATAAGCTATTTACAAGATTTGATATAGACCAGGTTTACGGTACAGTATTGAATAGGTTCATTTCCCAGGCAGTTATAGGATACCCTCTTACAGTGTACGGGAAAGGCAACCAGAAACGTGCATTCCTGTCCCTGGAGGATAGCGTTGAATGCCTCAATTTGATTATTGACCATCCACCTGAAAGAGAATACAGGGTTTATAACCAGTTCGATGAATATTATCCACTTAATTATCTTGCAGAAACTGTAAAAAATCAGTACAAATCCCTTTACAACCGTGATATCAGCATAGATCATGTGCCGAACCCGAGGGTTGAGCTGGAGGATCATTATTATAACCCGGTCAATGAGAATCTCAGAAAAATAGGTTATAAACGCCAGAGATCCCTTGATGATGAGGTCCCGGTAATGATAAAGGATGTCAGGAGAAATATGAATACAGTATACAGCCTTAAAAATGTCATAAAACCTGCAACTAACTGGAGATAG
- a CDS encoding sugar phosphate nucleotidyltransferase — protein sequence MDALITAAGLGTRANLPRGMRKEMLPLYAVRNGKIVLRPVLDCIMHNLSDSGVRKFFVVLDHRDHHTADYLSTLRMKTEFIYQKKPEGYGKAVSLARDYIKGDFILNAGDGIIIDTSKIKKIIKLYKKTGNSVLTVMSVLNPEKYGVAYITSRNVTSVVEKPANPESNYAMAAFYVFRRDVLDLVRGPELTPAINRFILKGNTVEYFKIRKDDWISIGNSDNYYRLLERTYKFCKKSISS from the coding sequence ATGGATGCACTTATTACTGCTGCTGGACTCGGAACCCGGGCAAATCTCCCCAGGGGCATGAGAAAGGAAATGCTTCCACTGTACGCAGTTAGAAATGGGAAAATTGTGCTCAGGCCTGTTCTGGACTGCATAATGCACAATCTTTCAGATTCTGGTGTTAGAAAATTTTTCGTTGTACTAGACCATAGGGATCACCATACAGCCGATTATCTGTCAACGCTGAGAATGAAGACTGAGTTTATATACCAGAAAAAGCCGGAGGGCTATGGGAAGGCTGTATCGCTTGCCAGGGACTATATTAAGGGTGATTTCATCCTGAATGCCGGGGATGGCATAATAATTGATACCTCGAAAATCAAAAAAATTATAAAACTTTATAAGAAAACCGGTAACAGTGTCCTAACTGTAATGTCTGTTCTGAATCCTGAAAAGTACGGTGTGGCGTACATTACCAGCAGGAACGTTACCAGCGTGGTTGAAAAGCCGGCGAATCCTGAATCAAATTATGCAATGGCTGCATTCTATGTTTTCAGGCGGGATGTCCTTGATCTGGTACGTGGGCCTGAACTTACCCCTGCAATAAACAGATTCATATTAAAGGGCAATACTGTTGAATATTTCAAAATCAGAAAGGATGACTGGATAAGTATAGGGAACAGCGATAATTATTATAGGTTACTGGAGAGGACATACAAATTCTGCAAAAAATCTATCTCCAGTTAG
- a CDS encoding APC family permease, with translation MYESSAINDDILEGRGLKKKAVGFWHDVFQAESHVAPAADVALLVTGTAAIALGATPLVILLTWVGYFVLLNTNYQFSKYLSSSAGYYGFAANSLGKKWGILTGWLFMGDELLAYPAFGFLGAASLIYLLSPDISTIPYLWIILILPYMLFVFLFEYKGIKLSLNYALIAGIIEVSFLMVTSIILIIMAGSSNTFNTFTLKFTNGSIAPIFLGFIIGITTLSGSGSVVALGEESKEPKKFIPRSMVWVMLLNLSIIMITYALTVSWGASNMASFATSPDPGIIVFHQKFGFIVAMIFVAIIYNSYLMFGLAINNSVSRTMYAMARDGILPKWLHATHKKYKSPHRVLILITIAGFAFAIINGIFFGPFNGGVYPFVMIGIMLLLVHFINNIGLGIFIRKNHHHFSIVYHFLIPLIASILIAVAIYYTVIPFPGFPYGVYAVVAAIWIVLGIIYTEIRAKKVGDIATVNIDKDKM, from the coding sequence ATGTATGAATCCAGCGCAATTAATGATGATATCTTGGAAGGGCGAGGGCTTAAAAAAAAGGCAGTTGGGTTTTGGCATGATGTTTTTCAGGCCGAATCCCACGTAGCTCCGGCGGCAGATGTTGCATTGCTTGTCACTGGTACGGCTGCTATTGCTTTGGGCGCCACTCCGCTTGTAATTTTATTAACTTGGGTGGGTTATTTCGTATTATTAAATACAAATTATCAATTTTCAAAATATCTATCTAGCTCTGCAGGATATTATGGTTTTGCGGCCAATTCCCTTGGAAAAAAATGGGGGATATTAACGGGTTGGCTTTTCATGGGGGATGAACTTCTTGCTTATCCTGCTTTTGGTTTTCTGGGTGCAGCTTCTTTGATTTATTTATTAAGCCCAGATATTTCAACAATTCCATACCTCTGGATAATCCTGATCTTACCATATATGCTATTTGTGTTTCTATTTGAATATAAAGGAATAAAATTATCTTTAAACTATGCCTTAATAGCTGGAATAATCGAAGTTTCATTTTTGATGGTAACAAGTATAATACTTATAATCATGGCAGGATCATCCAACACATTTAATACGTTTACGTTAAAGTTTACAAACGGTAGCATAGCTCCAATATTTTTAGGTTTTATTATAGGAATAACGACCTTATCCGGTTCTGGCTCTGTAGTTGCGCTTGGAGAAGAATCTAAAGAACCGAAGAAATTTATTCCGCGATCAATGGTATGGGTAATGCTCCTAAATTTAAGTATTATCATGATAACTTATGCGCTCACGGTATCATGGGGTGCTTCTAATATGGCTTCTTTTGCAACATCACCTGACCCAGGGATTATAGTGTTTCACCAAAAATTTGGATTTATAGTAGCTATGATTTTCGTTGCGATTATATACAATAGTTATCTAATGTTTGGTCTTGCAATAAATAATTCAGTTTCTAGAACTATGTATGCAATGGCAAGAGACGGAATATTGCCAAAATGGCTTCATGCGACCCATAAAAAGTATAAATCACCACACAGGGTGTTAATACTTATTACAATTGCAGGATTTGCTTTCGCCATCATAAACGGTATATTTTTTGGACCTTTTAATGGAGGAGTATATCCATTCGTGATGATAGGTATAATGCTATTACTGGTTCATTTTATTAATAATATTGGTCTTGGCATATTTATTAGGAAAAATCATCACCATTTCTCTATAGTATATCACTTCTTAATTCCTCTTATCGCGTCAATTTTGATAGCTGTTGCTATATATTATACTGTTATACCATTCCCAGGATTTCCATATGGTGTGTATGCTGTAGTAGCTGCAATATGGATAGTTCTAGGAATCATATACACTGAAATAAGAGCAAAGAAAGTAGGGGATATCGCAACGGTGAATATAGATAAAGATAAAATGTAA
- a CDS encoding CoA-acylating methylmalonate-semialdehyde dehydrogenase, which produces MKAENMEYDVFNYINGKREGNSGDSEFDVYNPAFGKKIATVYDTEKENVDKAVDQAYSAFLKWSKIPITDRIKFLFRLENLMRENADELARMVTIEHGKTFKESQGEVMRAIENVEAACSSTYNIMGRNSKNIAGGIDEELFRVPMGVFAAIAPFNFPIMVAFWFIPYAVGLGNTIIVKPSEKTPLTLQKTIDLLNQAGFPPGVINIVNGSVNTVNAILNNRKISGVSFVGSTGAAKYIVSTAAANHKRAQAGASAKNYELVMPDADLDKVVPHLISSFYGNAGERCLAGSVLVTLPENHKKLVDKFKMEAEKLKLGYGLDDNVTLGPLIRSEHRDRVLKYIDSGENEGANLILDGRKFSPGKYSSGYFLGPSIFDNANSDMKLVREEIFGPVASVIEAKNIDDAIEIINKSQYGNASTIFTKSGEYAEKYIEGVQAGNIGVNIGVAAPIAFYPFAGYKDSFFGDLHAQGGPDHVMFYTDSKVVIKRW; this is translated from the coding sequence ATGAAAGCAGAAAATATGGAATATGATGTATTTAACTACATCAACGGAAAAAGAGAAGGAAATAGTGGAGATAGCGAATTCGATGTATATAATCCGGCATTTGGCAAGAAGATAGCCACGGTTTATGATACTGAAAAGGAGAACGTTGATAAAGCGGTTGATCAGGCGTATAGTGCATTCTTAAAATGGTCTAAAATACCAATTACAGATAGGATAAAGTTCCTTTTTAGGCTTGAAAATCTTATGCGGGAAAATGCAGATGAACTGGCCAGAATGGTTACAATTGAACATGGAAAAACGTTCAAGGAATCTCAGGGAGAGGTTATGCGGGCGATTGAAAATGTTGAGGCAGCATGTTCTTCAACATACAATATCATGGGAAGAAACAGTAAAAACATTGCCGGAGGGATTGATGAGGAACTTTTCAGGGTGCCCATGGGAGTCTTTGCTGCAATTGCACCATTTAATTTTCCCATAATGGTAGCTTTCTGGTTTATACCATATGCTGTTGGCCTAGGAAATACTATAATTGTCAAGCCCTCAGAGAAAACGCCCCTGACACTTCAAAAAACCATAGATCTTCTCAACCAGGCCGGTTTTCCACCTGGAGTAATTAACATAGTCAATGGGTCTGTTAACACAGTAAATGCAATTCTGAATAATAGAAAGATATCTGGGGTGAGCTTCGTTGGTTCTACAGGAGCTGCCAAGTACATAGTTTCCACCGCTGCGGCAAATCATAAACGTGCACAGGCCGGTGCTTCCGCTAAAAACTATGAGCTGGTCATGCCAGATGCTGATCTGGATAAAGTTGTTCCCCACCTTATCTCATCTTTTTACGGAAATGCAGGTGAACGATGCCTAGCCGGGTCAGTTTTAGTAACCTTGCCGGAAAACCATAAAAAACTAGTAGATAAATTCAAAATGGAAGCAGAAAAGCTTAAGTTAGGTTACGGGTTGGATGATAATGTAACATTGGGCCCATTGATAAGATCGGAACATAGAGACAGAGTTCTGAAATATATTGATTCAGGTGAGAATGAAGGCGCAAATTTAATACTTGATGGGAGAAAGTTTAGCCCGGGAAAATACTCTTCAGGATATTTCCTTGGTCCTTCTATATTCGATAATGCCAATTCTGATATGAAACTTGTCCGGGAAGAAATATTTGGACCGGTGGCGAGCGTAATAGAAGCTAAAAACATAGATGATGCAATTGAGATCATTAATAAAAGCCAGTATGGGAATGCCTCTACAATATTTACAAAATCCGGGGAATACGCGGAAAAATATATAGAAGGAGTACAGGCAGGAAATATAGGGGTGAATATAGGAGTGGCAGCACCTATAGCTTTTTATCCGTTTGCAGGTTACAAAGATTCGTTCTTCGGGGATCTACACGCCCAGGGTGGGCCTGACCATGTAATGTTCTACACGGACAGCAAGGTAGTAATAAAGAGATGGTAA
- a CDS encoding tyrosine-type recombinase/integrase: MEKGEKPRTVGLPDMAMDALNNYVKNYRYATNPKALFTTKSGRISYPYARKRIKEIGAKAGVPRLHAHAARHKCATMLLLGYRGSIPVDIRQVQIHLGHSSLATTQRYTHITSEEVAHSIKDVYNSVFKRWQKTENGPGGSKMFVPAPAPDGADRI; the protein is encoded by the coding sequence ATGGAGAAGGGGGAGAAGCCCAGGACTGTAGGCCTCCCTGACATGGCAATGGATGCCCTGAACAATTATGTAAAAAATTACAGGTATGCAACAAATCCCAAGGCGCTATTCACAACCAAGTCAGGAAGGATATCCTACCCCTATGCAAGAAAGAGGATAAAGGAAATTGGGGCGAAGGCAGGGGTGCCCAGGTTACATGCCCATGCTGCCAGGCATAAGTGCGCAACAATGCTTCTTTTAGGCTATCGCGGAAGCATTCCGGTGGACATCAGGCAGGTGCAAATCCATTTGGGGCATTCGAGCCTGGCGACCACCCAGAGGTACACCCACATCACCAGCGAGGAAGTGGCGCATTCCATAAAAGACGTATACAACAGTGTTTTCAAGCGATGGCAAAAAACGGAAAACGGCCCAGGGGGTTCAAAAATGTTTGTACCCGCACCTGCACCCGATGGGGCTGACCGGATTTGA
- a CDS encoding TIGR00269 family protein, with protein MECSICGAQAVYEVKYNGSSLCKKHFMEYVEKRVKREIRNQVDFSRKNMKISVAISGGKDSSVTLYLINKILSNRRNLEITAFTVDEGIEGYRSTGLQKAEKLCKNLGIKHDVISYKENYGYTLDEIMKIDKKTISCSHCGPMRRQLMNKISEYSNSDYVALGINLDDYSQSILMNVSKGDVSRYARMAPHSYTRDGLVPRILPLRKIPEKEVVLYALLSGIDFDSSWCPYYSMAQRNTFREVIDKLERETPGTKFAIVKFFDETRPAIKKNISTESVILNKCKICGAPTPGEVCEVCEDLESIRNLERAT; from the coding sequence ATGGAATGCTCTATATGTGGTGCCCAGGCGGTTTATGAGGTGAAATACAATGGCTCATCCCTATGCAAAAAGCACTTCATGGAATATGTGGAAAAAAGAGTTAAGCGTGAAATAAGGAACCAGGTAGATTTTTCCAGAAAAAACATGAAAATTTCCGTTGCAATATCTGGAGGAAAGGATAGCTCTGTGACGTTATACCTGATTAACAAGATTTTATCTAACAGGAGAAACCTTGAGATAACAGCCTTTACTGTTGATGAGGGGATAGAGGGTTACAGAAGCACCGGGCTGCAAAAGGCGGAAAAACTTTGCAAAAATCTGGGAATAAAGCATGATGTGATATCTTATAAAGAAAATTATGGCTATACTTTAGATGAAATAATGAAAATAGACAAAAAAACAATATCCTGTTCCCACTGCGGGCCAATGAGGAGACAGCTCATGAATAAGATATCCGAATATTCAAATTCCGATTACGTTGCGCTTGGGATTAACCTGGATGATTATTCACAGTCAATATTAATGAACGTTTCAAAGGGAGATGTTTCCAGGTATGCAAGAATGGCCCCACATTCTTATACACGGGATGGACTTGTTCCCAGAATATTACCACTGAGAAAGATACCAGAAAAGGAGGTTGTTCTTTATGCCCTGCTCAGTGGCATAGACTTTGATTCCAGCTGGTGCCCTTATTACAGCATGGCGCAGAGGAATACATTCAGGGAAGTTATAGATAAACTGGAAAGGGAGACCCCTGGAACAAAATTTGCCATTGTAAAATTTTTTGATGAGACGAGACCGGCAATAAAGAAGAATATCAGCACTGAAAGTGTGATTCTTAATAAGTGCAAAATATGTGGCGCACCTACCCCCGGTGAGGTATGTGAGGTATGTGAAGACCTGGAAAGCATAAGAAATCTTGAACGGGCAACATAG